The Myxococcus fulvus genomic interval AACGCCACGTCGCTGGCGGCGGTGCACTACCAGAAGCGGCTCATCAGCCGGGACAGCACCTGCTACGCGTGCCACACGGACTACGCCCTCTTCGGTGACGCGAAGGCGAAGTTCAACGGGCTCAAGCACGTCTGGGTCCACTACTTCGGCACCATCCCCGAGCGGCCGAAGCTCTATCAGCCGTATCCCAACTACAACTGCCTGCACTGTCACGGCGATGCCCGGAGCTTCCTGGAGGCGTCCGCGCACCAGGACATCCGGGCGGAGCTCCAGAGCGGCGCGCGCTCGTGTCTCACGTGTCACGACCTCGCGCACGACCTGGAGGGCGTGAAGGCGCGCAACTTCTGGTTGCCGGAGCCACGCCCATGAGCCACGAGAAGCGCATCCGGAGGGCGGCCCTGCTGGTGCTGGCGGGGTTGTTGGTCCAGCTCTTCACCACCCTGTTCTGGTCGCCGCTCACCTTCGTGGTGTTCACGGCGGTGGGCGTGCCCCTGGTGTTGCTGGGGGTGGGCTTCTACGTGGTGACCGTCTGGAAGATCCTCGAGGAGCGCAAGGCGCTATGAGCACTCCGACCTGGGGGCCCTGGCGCGCTCGCGCGGGGGCCGCGCTCCATCGCTGGCGCTGGCGGGTGGTGCTCGCCGTGCCGCTGCTCTTCGCGTCGCCCATCCTCGCGGTCAACGCGCCGCAGGATGTCCGGGTGCCTTCGCTGAAGGAACGCAAGGCGCCGGCGTCTGCCTTGTTCTCACACTGGGCCCATGATTCGCAGCGTTGCTACAGCTGTCATCCGGGGGTGTTCCCCCAGGCTCCACTGGGCTTCACCCATCAGGACATGCGCGAGGGCCGCTACTGTGGCAGTTGCCACGATGGTCGGGCCGCCAAGGCGCCGAACTCCATGCGCTGCGAGGCCTGCCATGCGCCTCGCTGACCTGGGCCGTCTGGGCGTGGGGGTGTTCCTGCTGACGGCGGTCATGCCCGCCCATGCGCAGAGCCAGGAGGAGAAGCGCCGCCAGCTCCAGGAGCGGCTGGGCATCCAACGTCCGCCGACGCCTCCTCCTGCTCCGGAGGGCGGCGCCGACGCGGGGACTGCCGACGCTTCCATGACACCCACGCCCACGAAGGCGACACCAGCACCGGTGGTGGCTCCGTCGGGGCCGCGCACGAGAGGGGGGCCGAAGCCTCGCGGGCCGACCTTCGCCGACGATGCCCGGCCCATCCTGGTGGCCCGGTGTCTGTCGTGTCATCGCCCGGAGGGCATGGCCGGCAGGTCGAAGTGGGTGCTGCGCGGCGATGGCACGGACTACGAGAACACGCTGCGGTTCGTGAAGTTGGACGCCGCCGCGCAGAGTCCGCTGTTGAAGAAGGGGACCGGCGCGGTCCTGCACGGCGGCAAGAAGTCGCTCGCGGCGGAGTCGCCGGAGTACACCACGCTGCTGAAGTGGGTCGAATCCGGCGCGCTCCCGGGGCGTGCGCCGCCACCTTCCTCGGCGGTGGCAACGTCTTCGGGGGCTCCGGCGGCCGCGCGAGTGGGAGAGGTGTCCGCAGCGCCACCGTCGGCGGTGGCAACGTCTTCGGGGGCTCCGGCGGCCACGCGCGTAGGAGAGGTGCCCGCGGCGTCACCGTCGACGGCGGCAAGAGCTCCGGGGACTCCGGCGGCCGCGCGAGTGGGAGAGGTGTCCGCGGCTTCACCGTCGACGGCAGCAGGAGCTTCGGAGGCCCCGGCGGCCATGCTCGCGGGGGATGTGTCCGCGGCGCCTCGCTCGACTGTGGCAACGCCTTCGGAACCCATGGCTGCTGCCCGCGAGGGAGCGGCGGCTCCGGTCGCGTCAGGCACGCAGCCCGTGCCGGCATCTGAGGCCGCCTCGGATGCGCTGCGCTTCGTTCCCCGCCTTCACGAGCAGCTCCTCGGGGGATGCGCGAGCTGCCACGCGGCCGATGGCTTCGCGGGGTCCACCCGCTATGTCGCGCACGCGGAGCCCGAGCCCCACCTGCGCACGGTGCTGACGCTGGTGACACCAGGCTCGGCCGACACGAGCCTCCTGTATCAACGCGCGCGAGGCGATTCGCATCAGGGCGGCGCGGTGTGGGAGCCCGGGAGCGCCGAACTCGCGCTCCTGGCCCGTTGGATTGATG includes:
- a CDS encoding NapC/NirT family cytochrome c gives rise to the protein MAVLVSLIAFAAGVLTASRLGRLVLLAGLALLPLVVTGAGVAVGVRESSQTQFCLGCHEMEPYGQSLFVDNATSLAAVHYQKRLISRDSTCYACHTDYALFGDAKAKFNGLKHVWVHYFGTIPERPKLYQPYPNYNCLHCHGDARSFLEASAHQDIRAELQSGARSCLTCHDLAHDLEGVKARNFWLPEPRP
- a CDS encoding c(7)-type cytochrome triheme domain-containing protein codes for the protein MSTPTWGPWRARAGAALHRWRWRVVLAVPLLFASPILAVNAPQDVRVPSLKERKAPASALFSHWAHDSQRCYSCHPGVFPQAPLGFTHQDMREGRYCGSCHDGRAAKAPNSMRCEACHAPR